The window CGGTCGAAGCATCGGTGAAAAGCCGCGACAGCTATGGCGGGACCGCGCCGAAGAACGTGCTGGCGCAGGCGAAAGCCTGGGCAAGGCGCTTGGAAAAACAGCGAAAATTAGGCTGATCAAAAGAATTTCGCTGCAATTTCATGATTATCCGGCTCTCGCCAGAACAGGGCAATCTTTGTATGGTGCGCCGCGCATTGGGGATTTGTTCGTGACACGTAACTTGAGCCCGAGGCCTTCGGGATGGGCCATTGTCCTGTTGAGCGCGGCCGTGCTCGCGCTTGGGGGTTGCGGGCGCAAGGGCCCGCTCGACCTGCCGCCGAACGCATCGTCGCAGGCGGACACCGCGGCCGCCACCGATACCGAGGCCGAGCAGGCGAGCAAGCCCAGCGTGTTCAATCCGTATTACGGCACCGATGCGCCGCCGGCGGCGCCCAAAGGCCAAAAGAGATCCTTCGTTCTCGACCCGCTCCTGAATAGCAACTGAGCCCGCCATGAATCACTTCGACTATCGCAACGGCGTGCTGCACGCCGAGGCGGTGAATCTGATCGAACTGGCGGAGGCGGTCGGCACGCCGTTTTATTGCTACTCGACCGCGACGCTGGAGCGCCATTACCGGGTGTTCACCGACGCCTTCGCCGGTGAGAAGGCGCTCGTGTGCTACGCCATGAAGGCCAATTCCAACCAGTCGGTGCTGCGCACGCTGGCCAAGCTCGGCGCCGGTGCCGATGTGGTGTCGGGCGGCGAGTTGAAGCGCGCGCTGGCCGCCGGCATTCCGCCCGAAAAAATCCTGTTCTCGGGTGTCGGCAAAACCGAGGCCGAGCTGCGCGCGGCACTTAGCGCCGACATCCTCTGCATCAACGTCGAATCCGAGCCCGAGCTGGAATTACTCTCCCGGCTCGCCGTCGAGACCGGCAGCGCTGCGCGGATCTCGGTCCGGGTCAACCCGGACGTCGATTCCGGCTCGCACGCGAAAATCTCGACCGGCAAGTCCGAGAACAAGTTCGGCGTGCCGCTCGCCCGTGCGCGCGCGGTCTATGCCCGCGCCGCGAAACTGCCGGGCATCAAGGTCACAGGTGTCGACGTGCATATCGGCAGCCAGATCACCGATCTCGGGCCGATGGAGACCGCCTTCCGGCTATTGGCCGATTTCGTGCAAACGCTGCGCGCCGACGGCCATACCATCTCGCATGTCGATTTCGGCGGCGGGCTCGGCATCCCCTATTACATGGACCGCGAAGCACCGCCGGAGCCGTCGGTCTATGCCGCGATGGTCAAGCGGGTGACGCATAACCTCGGCTGCACGCTGATGTTCGAGCCGGGCCGGATGATCGTCGGCAATGCCGGGATTCTGGTGACGCGCGT is drawn from Bradyrhizobium lablabi and contains these coding sequences:
- the lysA gene encoding diaminopimelate decarboxylase, yielding MNHFDYRNGVLHAEAVNLIELAEAVGTPFYCYSTATLERHYRVFTDAFAGEKALVCYAMKANSNQSVLRTLAKLGAGADVVSGGELKRALAAGIPPEKILFSGVGKTEAELRAALSADILCINVESEPELELLSRLAVETGSAARISVRVNPDVDSGSHAKISTGKSENKFGVPLARARAVYARAAKLPGIKVTGVDVHIGSQITDLGPMETAFRLLADFVQTLRADGHTISHVDFGGGLGIPYYMDREAPPEPSVYAAMVKRVTHNLGCTLMFEPGRMIVGNAGILVTRVIYVKHGDARNFVIIDAAMNDLIRPTLYEAHHDILPVVAAAAGAPTITADVVGPVCETGDYLALGRTMPEPKAGDLVAVMTAGAYGAVQSGTYNTRALIPEVLVKDDQYAVVRPRVEVDDLIAMDRQAPWL
- the lptM gene encoding LPS translocon maturation chaperone LptM, with protein sequence MTRNLSPRPSGWAIVLLSAAVLALGGCGRKGPLDLPPNASSQADTAAATDTEAEQASKPSVFNPYYGTDAPPAAPKGQKRSFVLDPLLNSN